In a genomic window of Paraburkholderia acidiphila:
- a CDS encoding ArsR/SmtB family transcription factor, which yields MIDANLIHKALANPLRRDILAWLKVPADAFPEAYIDLGRGVPAHAIQARSGLSQSTVSAHLAVLVDAGLLISTRIGQWMFLSRNEAVIRTFAEQIRLHL from the coding sequence ATGATAGACGCGAATCTGATTCACAAGGCACTCGCCAATCCACTCCGGCGCGACATCCTCGCGTGGCTGAAGGTCCCGGCCGATGCCTTTCCCGAGGCCTACATCGATCTGGGTCGCGGCGTGCCCGCGCACGCTATCCAGGCGCGCAGCGGGCTCTCGCAGTCCACTGTGTCGGCACACCTTGCCGTCCTCGTCGATGCGGGGCTTCTCATTTCCACGCGCATCGGACAATGGATGTTTCTGTCACGCAATGAAGCCGTGATACGGACCTTTGCCGAGCAGATTCGCCTGCATTTATAG
- a CDS encoding DJ-1/PfpI family protein, with protein MMLYAGFRLLEVSGPMDVFHEANRLYGRPFYEPHLVGTLPGPVVSSNGTAVGTTECLFETRTPFDVVVVPGSPGVSPAREHRELVAWLSDAGPATRRLACISNGAFLLARAGLANRRWLTTHWRDAHRLAADYPLVHVMSNPGCLKDGNLYSSGGASAGIPLALSIVREDLGEHAVGTIARTLLMQPH; from the coding sequence ATGATGCTCTACGCCGGTTTTCGACTGCTCGAGGTGAGCGGCCCGATGGATGTGTTTCATGAAGCGAATCGCCTGTACGGCAGACCGTTTTATGAACCGCACCTCGTCGGGACCTTGCCCGGGCCCGTCGTGTCTTCCAACGGCACGGCGGTGGGCACGACGGAATGTCTGTTCGAAACGCGCACGCCATTCGACGTCGTCGTGGTACCTGGGTCACCTGGTGTGAGTCCGGCACGCGAGCATCGCGAACTCGTAGCGTGGCTCAGCGACGCCGGGCCCGCTACGCGCAGGCTGGCCTGCATTTCCAACGGCGCGTTTCTGCTGGCGCGTGCGGGCCTGGCCAACCGCCGCTGGCTGACCACGCACTGGCGCGATGCTCACCGCCTCGCAGCCGACTATCCGCTCGTGCACGTCATGTCCAATCCTGGCTGTCTCAAGGACGGCAACCTCTATTCGTCGGGCGGCGCGAGTGCCGGTATTCCCTTGGCCCTCTCTATCGTGCGGGAAGACCTGGGAGAGCATGCGGTGGGCACAATCGCCAGAACGTTGTTGATGCAACCGCATTGA